The genomic segment CACGACCTCGCCCACCACGGTCACGGCGGGGGCCTCCAGCCCGGCCTCGCGCACGGCCTGGGCGATGGTCGCCAGCGTGCCCGTCGCCACCCGCTGCCGCCCGGTGGTGCCCCACTGCACGGTGGCGGCGGGGGTACCGGGGTCGCGCCCCGCCGCGATCAGGTCGGCGCTGATTCCACCGAGGTTCCGCACGCCCATCAGCAGCACCAGCGTGTCCACCCCGGAGAGGCGCTCGTAGTGGGCGCCCCCCTCCTGCGTGTTGCCGGTCAGCACGGCGAAGCTCCGGGCCAGCTCGCGGTGGGTGACCGGAATCCCGGCGTAGGCGGGCGCAGCGATGGCACTCGTCACGCCGGGAATTACCTCGAAGGGCACCCCGGCGGCCACGCAGGCCTCGGCCTCCTCGCCGCCGCGCCCGAAGACGAACACGTCGCCGCCCTTGAGCCGGGCGACCCGCTTTCCGCCGCCTTCCTGCGCCTTGGCCACGATCAGTGCGTTGATCTGCTCCTGCGAGATGTACTCGGAAAAGCCCTTCTTGCCCACGTAGATCGTCTCGGCGTCCGGGCAGTGGCGCAGCAGCTCGGGGTTGGCGAGGTAGTCGAACAGCACCACGTCGGCCGCCCGCAAGGCTTCGGCCCCCCGCAGCGTGAGCAGCCCCGGATCGCCCGGCCCGGCCCCGATCAGCGAGACGAAGGCGCGGGAGGTCGGGGCGGCAGAAGCGTCGGTCATGGCAGACAGGCTAGCGGGCCGGGGGCGGGACAGATGGGGTGGGGAGGCTCAGGCGTGGTCGGCGGTGCCCTTGTCCAGCCCCACGGGCGCGTCGGGGAGGTCCTCGGGCGTCGGCACCGTGTACGAGTGCGCGAGGTGGGTCATCTCCAGCGACTCGTGGCCCCGGTTCACGATCTGCCCGCCCGCGTAGGCCGCCACGCTCAGCAGCGTGAGTTCCCAGTTGCGCCGCTGCCCCGCGTGGGCGCCGAAGATGTAGGCGAGGCGGTCGAAGTGCGAGTTGGTCCGCAGCAGCGACTCGATCTGGAGGATGACGTGCCCCGGCTCCTCCTGCGGGTAGACCCGGAAGTCGGAGGTGCCCGCGTCGGGGTGCAGCCGCAGGGTGCGGACGCGGAAGCCCAGGGGGTCGATATGTTCCACGACCACCCGGCCCCGGCGCACCAGCATCATCTGAATCTGGAGGCGGGTCCCCACCTCGACGGGCGGAATGGGGCCGTCCAGCCCCCGGAAATACGCCAGCCACTTGGGGGCGTGGTCGGGCAGGTGCTCACGCCAGTGCCGGGCGATGTCCTCCGGGTCACGGGCCGCGCCCTCCAGTTCCACCCAGTAGCGGCGGCGGGTCAGCGGTCCCCCGCCGTCCTCCGGCCCCGAGGGGCGCAGGGGGTCGGGCGGTCCCTTGAGGGCGTAGGCGGCAGCGACGAGGGCAGGCAGGGCGAGCAGGCGGGTCAATCGGGACCGGGCAACTTTGGACATGGGGAAACCTCCGGGGACAGCCTCCGGCGGGGAGCCGGGGAACGCGGGCAGGGTAGCCGCTGCGCCGCCGCCGGGGGCACGGCCGGAGTTCATGCAGCCAAAAGGGAGGCAGGATGGAGCCATGAAGCCCGATCTCCTACCCCGTCTGGCCCATGCGGAGGCTGCCGCGCATGCCCGCTACGGCGAGTCCGGCGCTGTTGCCCATTTCGGTCCGCTGGTGGCCGTCCACGCCGGGCCGGACCTCCCGGTGAACGCGGCCTGGCACGGCGGCACAGAAGGACTGACGGAGGCTGAGCTGGACGGCTTCGAGGCCTTCTGTGCCCAGCATGGGCAACCCGCCACCCTGCATGTCCTCTCACACGACGCGCCCGCACTCCTGCCGACGTTGCGTGCGCGTGGCTACGCCTTGGACTACGTGCTGCACGCCCACACCCACGACCTGACCGCCCTGCCACCCCCTCCCGCCCTGACCGTCCGCGAGGAACCCGGCGCCGATTTCTGGGCTGACCTCTCCGCACGCGGCTTCGGGCCGGGCACAGGGGCGATCATGCGTCTCGTGGCCCATGCCGCTGGAACCCGGCGGCTGGTGGCCGAGGTGAACGGGCAACCCGCCGGAACCGCCGCCCTGGGCGTGACGCAGGGGGTGGCCGCGTTCTACGGCACCTCCACCCGGCCCGAGTTTCGGGGGCGGGGCGTGCAGACCGCCCTTCTCGCCGCCCGCCTGCACCTCGCTGCCGAAGCTGGAGCGGACTTCTCCAGCGTGTTCGTGACGCCGGGGTCGGGGAGCGAACGCAACGTGCGGCGGGCAGGGTTCCAGGTGGCGGGCGGGCGGCTGACGTTCACGCGGGCGGGGTAAGGCCGTTTGCCACCCGCACCGCGTCGCGCACCGCCGCGCACACCGCCTCCTGCACCAGCGCGACGAGCAAGAGGGGGTCGGCCGGGGGCCGCGTGCCCGCGCTCAGCACGAAGGCGCTGTCCCCGTCCCAGGGGGTGTGGCTGGGGTGAATCACCCGCCCCAGCGCCGTCTGCGCGGCGTCCGCGAGGCGGCGGGCTTCGGGCTTGGTGAGCAGGTGCTCGGTGGCGACCGCGACCAGGGTGGTGCTCTCCACGTCGCCGGGGGCAAAGGCGGTGGCGCCCGGTCCCACCCCCGGCCCGGCCAGCACCCCGCCCCGCTCGTCCAGCACGTCCCCGATGGGGTTCACGACCGCCAGCGCCCCCACCGCGACCCCGTGCCGCTCCAGGTAGGCGCTGCCCAGGCCGCCCGGCACCGCCCCCACCCCGAGGTACTTGCCCGCCGTCGTGCCGGTGCCCGCCCCGACGCGCCCACGCTCGACCGGATCCGCCGACGCCGCCCGCGCCGCGAGTTCGCCCTCGCGCTCGCCGGGCCGCGCCCCAGGGTCCCCCACCCCGAGGTCGTACACCACCGCCGCCGGGACGAGGGGCACCCGCGCCCAGGGCGTCTCGTGGCCCACCCCGCGCTCCTCCAGCACCCGCACCACCCCGGAGGCCGCCGCGAGGCCAAAGGCGCTGCCGCCCGTCAACAGCAGGCCGTGGACGCGCTCCACCTTCTTCTCCGGCGAGAGCAGCACCCCCTCCCGCGTGCCGGGGCTGGGGCCGAGAAAGGACGCCGAGGCGACCGCGCCCGCGTCCGGGCAGAGGAGCACCGTGCAGCCGGTCTGCCCGACCGGGTCGGTCCAGTGGCCCACGCGGAAGCCGGGAATGGCGGTGAGGGTCGTGTTGGGGGCAGTCACGTCCGCATTGCATCACGCGGGAAGGGCAGGCAGGGGAGTACGGTGGGACATGGCTGAAGAACTGACCTTCCACTCGGGGGGCCGCGCCCTCTCTGCCGCCCTCGCCCGGCCCGCCGCGCCGCGTGGGGACGCGCCAGGGGTCCTCGTGCTGCACGAGGTCTACGGTTTGAATGACGACATCCGGCGCGTGGCGGACCGTTTCGCGCGGGCGGGGTACGTGGCGCTGGCGGTGGACCTCTTCTCGGCGGGGAACCGGGCCGTGTGCATGACGCGCCTGCTGGGAGGCCTCTTCCTGAACCCGCTGGAGCATCAGGGGGTGCGCGACCTCCGGCGGGCGCTGACGGTGCTGGGCGAGCTGCCGGGCGTGGACGCCTCGCGGCTGGGGGCCATCGGCTTTTGCATGGGGGGCAGCCTCGCCGTAGCGCTCGCCTGCACCGACACCCGCCTGAAGGCCATCGCCCCGTACTACGGCTTCAACCCCCGTCCGCTGGAGGCGGTGCGCCGGAGTTGCCCGGTCGTGGGCAGCTACCCGGAGCGGGACCCCACGACCCGGCAGGGGGAGGCGCTGCGGGCCGAACTGGACGCGGCGGGCATCCCGAACGACATCAAGGTCTATCCCGGCACCCGCCACTCCTTCGCCAACCGTGGCCCGGCCTTCGACGCGGTGGCGAGCGAGGACGCCTGGAACCGGGTAATGACCTTTTTCGACGAGCACATGGTCGGGTCCACCTGAAT from the Deinococcus sp. NW-56 genome contains:
- a CDS encoding DUF1990 family protein, which produces MSKVARSRLTRLLALPALVAAAYALKGPPDPLRPSGPEDGGGPLTRRRYWVELEGAARDPEDIARHWREHLPDHAPKWLAYFRGLDGPIPPVEVGTRLQIQMMLVRRGRVVVEHIDPLGFRVRTLRLHPDAGTSDFRVYPQEEPGHVILQIESLLRTNSHFDRLAYIFGAHAGQRRNWELTLLSVAAYAGGQIVNRGHESLEMTHLAHSYTVPTPEDLPDAPVGLDKGTADHA
- a CDS encoding GNAT family N-acetyltransferase, which produces MKPDLLPRLAHAEAAAHARYGESGAVAHFGPLVAVHAGPDLPVNAAWHGGTEGLTEAELDGFEAFCAQHGQPATLHVLSHDAPALLPTLRARGYALDYVLHAHTHDLTALPPPPALTVREEPGADFWADLSARGFGPGTGAIMRLVAHAAGTRRLVAEVNGQPAGTAALGVTQGVAAFYGTSTRPEFRGRGVQTALLAARLHLAAEAGADFSSVFVTPGSGSERNVRRAGFQVAGGRLTFTRAG
- a CDS encoding P1 family peptidase, producing MTAPNTTLTAIPGFRVGHWTDPVGQTGCTVLLCPDAGAVASASFLGPSPGTREGVLLSPEKKVERVHGLLLTGGSAFGLAAASGVVRVLEERGVGHETPWARVPLVPAAVVYDLGVGDPGARPGEREGELAARAASADPVERGRVGAGTGTTAGKYLGVGAVPGGLGSAYLERHGVAVGALAVVNPIGDVLDERGGVLAGPGVGPGATAFAPGDVESTTLVAVATEHLLTKPEARRLADAAQTALGRVIHPSHTPWDGDSAFVLSAGTRPPADPLLLVALVQEAVCAAVRDAVRVANGLTPPA
- a CDS encoding dienelactone hydrolase family protein, producing MAEELTFHSGGRALSAALARPAAPRGDAPGVLVLHEVYGLNDDIRRVADRFARAGYVALAVDLFSAGNRAVCMTRLLGGLFLNPLEHQGVRDLRRALTVLGELPGVDASRLGAIGFCMGGSLAVALACTDTRLKAIAPYYGFNPRPLEAVRRSCPVVGSYPERDPTTRQGEALRAELDAAGIPNDIKVYPGTRHSFANRGPAFDAVASEDAWNRVMTFFDEHMVGST